TGTGCGACATGTCCCGGGCTTCTGAGATTTCAACCAATATCTGGCAAGGGCCAACCCCTGATTATCTTTTAAGACCTGGGACTCTTGAGCCTACAACTGGGGAGTATTTTGATCTGTTAATCGAGGCCAGCGACTTTGCGAGCCTCCCAGGCCCTCGATTCCTGGCAAAACTGAATAAGCAGCTTGATGATGGGCCCCAGCGGTTGGAGTTCCCTTCGTCTGGGTCTATTCTTCCACCATCCGGTGATGATAGGGAGGTGGATGATCTCGTCAATACCGTGCGGTGGCTCTACTACTTGGCAAATCCGGACGAACCAGAAAACCGACGAGATTCCGACGGGGATATCGCCATGGATCCTATGCCTAAAAAGCCTCGCAAGATACTTATCCACTGCCCAGATGGCTATACAGAAAGCTCACTACTGGTCATCGCCTACGTGATGTTTGCCGAGGGTGTGACAGCACCTGACGCGTGGCTCAAACTTCACTGCGACAAAAAGCGGAACTTCTTTGCCTACCCGTCTGATGTTACGTTTCTAAGCGCAGTCCAAGCGAGGTTATTACACGAAAGCCCTGCGACACCAATAGGCAGCCTTACCGGGCTCGAAGATCCTCACTGGTTCAAGTTCTTCGATGGTTCACTTCCCAGTCGGATTCTGCCATATATGTATCTCGGCAATCTATCGCACGCAAATAATCCAGAAATGCTGTGGGCTCTTGGCATCAGACGTATTTTAAGTGTTGGCGAGTCAGTTACGTGGACTAATTCCGAGGTGGCCAAGTTCGGCGCAGAAAACATTATGCACGTTACCCAGGTCCAAGACAATGGCATCGACCCATTGACTCAGGAACTGGAACGTTGCTTGGATTTTATCCGTGAGTACCAGCTATCTGTCCAGTGAGGTTATCATCCACAATAGAACGTCAACTAACATGATGGCGCTtcagggaaagggaagaaggacgGAACGGCTACTTTAGTCCATTGCCGAGTGGGGGTTTCGCGATCAGCGACTATTTGCATAGCAGAAGTTATGGCATCATTAGGCCTTTCGTTCCCAAGAGCATAGTAAGTGGTCATTCAAGACGCATTGGAAGCTTTAGTTGATAGGAGTAGTTGTTTCGTTCGCGCACGACGGCTTAATGTTATTATCCAGCCACATCTGCGTTTTGTGTAAGACCCTCCTCAATTTCCCATTTCGTGCAGCTCACTTTCTTGCACATCGCCTTTCTGATGCGTCGGCTAACGCGCGATTCAGCTACGAGCTCCTGAAATGGGAAGaactgcagctgcagaagcagaacaagCCTCCAAAGAGAGAACTTGAATGGCCCACAGTGGCTCGCGAAATTGCATTGATGAACAAACCATACTCGAGATAAGCAAACATCAAGCGATATCTTGTACTTGGAGTGCGAATGATAATCTTTGCCTCGGAGCATTACGGCACATTTAGCCGTAATGTACTGTTTTAACACCAATTGTCATGATACAGATGTAATCTGGTTGTTGATAACGACTGATATATGTGGTATGAAAGATAAACGAAGGAAACGGCTGGACGACTTATGGAAAATTTGGGtcacttttctttctcttttcattttggGCGTTTAAAGGATGCGATCTACTTGAATGATGTGACGTCTTGCAATGCATGCCACGATATGCTTGTCATGTATATAATCATGCTTTTCTGGTCGGCGTTTGCCGTATAATAATAACCTTCGGCTGAATTGGCTATGTGTATACTGCGCTTAACCGAGGCAGATGATTATCCAAATTACCCTTGATATCGTTTTACTGCATTTAAAAGCGTTGGGATTCTGCCTTGCCTAATTGTGGATATACGGTATGGTATAGTATGAGAGCATCTGGCGAGGATACTTTCCACCCATGTACTTGCGAGTCTTCTCACAATCAAATACTCTATATGATTATGGTGTGGATGGTTATGGACTAAGAGAGTAGTACTAGATCGCTTCTAGTAACTCTTCACGACATCAACACCGTTCAAAAACACGATATAGACCCTTCAAATCAGCTACCTCAACAACACCCCGAAGAAGTCGATTCGTCGCAACTAGGCGAGATCGAAGCGCTGGGAAGACCACATGTTCCAGCATCCGAGCTATTTGTAATCGACGATTCTTAATGAGTTCttcttccatatcaacatccGGGGATACCTCGTTCCCATCATTttctgctggtggtggagggggcGGCAGTTGCTCTGGAGTATAGAACGCCGCGAGCTCCCGCAGGAACGTGCGGAAGCAGTCTTCCTCACTTGTCCAGTCGACATACGGACCAAGTCGAAGGAGGAACCGGGGCAGTTTTCCCAGACACGGGAGATAGCCTTTAAGTAAGAGTGGGAGGGAGAGCAGTTCGCCCTCTGCAGAGATTTGGAGTGAGAAATACTCATTGAGCATCTCGCGTCTGTCTATGAGTGCTCTGGCGACTAGGTCTGGTGCGTTGTCGAAGATTTCATTTTTCTCGCTTGACTTTGCTTTTCGGCTGCTGGGGGCTTCTCGTTCGGCGTCGGCTGCAAtctggaggagatcgatgaGCTTAGGTGCTGGGTCTAGTTTTATGACGCCGAAGTTGCCGAAGTCTGTGAGTCCGATTTGGTAGAAGAACTCGTTGCAGAACATCCCATAGTCGATGAGGTAGAGTTTCACTCCTGATTGGATGGCTGTTATGCGTCGTCGCTCATCGACGAGGCCGACGTAGGTGTGGGAGGCGATGGTTTCCGTCAGCATGTTGTGCATTGCGTTGCGGACGCTTGCGCGCAGGTTCTTCACGGATGTGAGGGCGATCCGAAGTGGTTCGCGATCGGTGGTTTCGTATTGCAGGCCTTCGTCTAGAATACCAGAGGTTGTTTCCGCTTCTGTAGCACTGAGGACTGCGGGTGATAGCATGGAGGTGATTTTGCGTACTTTGGAGTCTGTGCGGACCAGATTATGTTCGTATGGCTTCTTCGTTGTTGCTGGCGTTTTAGGAGTACGGCCTTCAGCGTCTGTCGAATCGGGGTCGCGAGGTGCCGGCTCCATTGTTCTAAcgccaggaagaagagtttgCGTCAGGAACGTTCGGCTTGAGTCAACCTGGGTAAGATTTGACTTAATCTCCTGGCATATACACTCGATGATCTCATCCTCGTTTAGAAAGTTGACTTCGCGCTTTGTTGGATGGACATTCACGTCTACGCGATGCGGTTCGATTTCCAGGTCGATATAGGCAAATGGGTGTCCGCCTTTGGGTAAGAAACTCGAGTAGGTCTGCTCAATTGCTCGCTTTACTGCTGTGGACTCCACAGAGCGGTGGTTGATGAATAGAAGGATAACGGTGCGTTTGACATGGTAATTCGCATTTGTAACATAGCCAGAAGAGCGGAATCCTAGCTTTCGGTCCTCGGACTTGAATTCAACAAGTTCGTTGGCTACAGCGCTTCCGTGAATCTGGCGAATTCTGTCGATGGTGTTGGCAGTCACCGGCGTTGAGATGCTCACTCCAGAGTCGCCGTGTTTGCGACAGGAGAAGGCCACGCCAGAGCAGTGTACGGCGTAACGGCCAACAACATCAAGTATCTTGGCATACTCCTCACTCGCTGAACGGAATGCTCGCCGCCTTGTTGGGACATTGTAAAAAAGGTCCTCGACCTGATTAGGTTAGTTGACGTTGTAGCAGCTGATAAAGTTGGTTTTCTGCTCACAGTTATCTGAGTGCCACCTCGTCCGGCTGTGGCTTTGGGGGCAGCAGGCTGCCCAGGTTTGGGAGCAACAAGCTTTCCATTACTGTAATGTGCTCTCCAGGCACAACTTGAGCCAGCAGTTTTGGTAGTTACGGTGAGATGAGCTATATGGCTAATACTGGCCAATGCCTCACCTCGGAAACCGTACGTGCCAATGGATGATAAGTCTTCGAACTGCTTTAACTTCGAGGTGGTGAACCTTTCACATAGAATGGGTAGATCATCCCGCTTTGTTTTATTAGCGATTTCGTTGCGTATTAATGTTGATGGATTTGACTCACGTCTATGCCGTGGCCATTGTCTGTGATCTGCAGCAGTTTCAGTCCACCATCTTTGACAAGAATTTCGAGGGATGTCGAGCCAGCGTCGACTGCATTTTCGATTAGTTCTTTCAAAGCGTGCATAGGAGCTACTATAATCTCCCCAGCGGCGATCTTGTTCACAACATCGGGATCAAGAGCCTGGTCGCGTTATTAGTTGGATATGTCGAGACGTGACTCCTGCTGTTGGAACTGACTCTGATTCTTTTAGGTTTTTTCGAcgcttcatcttcttcagctgccCGTTTGGTGCCACGAGGCTCTGGGGCATCCACGTCCATTTCAGGATCCATGGTTCTTGAATGGAGTTGTACTTATCAACAAGGTCTATTGTTGTCTATCAGCTCGGCTCTACTCAATTGGCTTAGGTAGCTAAGGCCATGCGCACCGATGAGATAGGCAACTATAGCCTTGACGCGACCTGGGCTTGG
This DNA window, taken from Aspergillus flavus chromosome 5, complete sequence, encodes the following:
- a CDS encoding uncharacterized protein (unnamed protein product) encodes the protein MATVVVQQQQQTLRHSTPPPTGISPALSLNRNPSPIPNKHLPFCPEGPTPIITHNASPLHKEEVTDQTSSLLYPPDSYKQLSSSPAVYSIDAVTLEAALDHWASQPLPDPNKVFPWLHGLHPENHLQLGFFTNRKRSLRRIPRVWRGITIIKVGGDLISGRLKGAVSLDEVLAPSTTEFLAVDPREGFSVRNFQIQTAKLAPLSDIVIYGEDGVTRKQLLDVAGRVAAAQHRWRSKNDPEQVLPVYNTFVLSSTFSEVQQRAPGIVAINARGQLTGQIMDFFQWERWEMCDMSRASEISTNIWQGPTPDYLLRPGTLEPTTGEYFDLLIEASDFASLPGPRFLAKLNKQLDDGPQRLEFPSSGSILPPSGDDREVDDLVNTVRWLYYLANPDEPENRRDSDGDIAMDPMPKKPRKILIHCPDGYTESSLLVIAYVMFAEGVTAPDAWLKLHCDKKRNFFAYPSDVTFLSAVQARLLHESPATPIGSLTGLEDPHWFKFFDGSLPSRILPYMYLGNLSHANNPEMLWALGIRRILSVGESVTWTNSEVAKFGAENIMHVTQVQDNGIDPLTQELERCLDFIRKGKKDGTATLVHCRVGVSRSATICIAEVMASLGLSFPRAYCFVRARRLNVIIQPHLRFVYELLKWEELQLQKQNKPPKRELEWPTVAREIALMNKPYSR
- a CDS encoding histidine kinase-like ATPase; translated protein: MDPEMDVDAPEPRGTKRAAEEDEASKKPKRIRALDPDVVNKIAAGEIIVAPMHALKELIENAVDAGSTSLEILVKDGGLKLLQITDNGHGIDRDDLPILCERFTTSKLKQFEDLSSIGTYGFRGEALASISHIAHLTVTTKTAGSSCAWRAHYSNGKLVAPKPGQPAAPKATAGRGGTQITVEDLFYNVPTRRRAFRSASEEYAKILDVVGRYAVHCSGVAFSCRKHGDSGVSISTPVTANTIDRIRQIHGSAVANELVEFKSEDRKLGFRSSGYVTNANYHVKRTVILLFINHRSVESTAVKRAIEQTYSSFLPKGGHPFAYIDLEIEPHRVDVNVHPTKREVNFLNEDEIIECICQEIKSNLTQVDSSRTFLTQTLLPGVRTMEPAPRDPDSTDAEGRTPKTPATTKKPYEHNLVRTDSKVRKITSMLSPAVLSATEAETTSGILDEGLQYETTDREPLRIALTSVKNLRASVRNAMHNMLTETIASHTYVGLVDERRRITAIQSGVKLYLIDYGMFCNEFFYQIGLTDFGNFGVIKLDPAPKLIDLLQIAADAEREAPSSRKAKSSEKNEIFDNAPDLVARALIDRREMLNEYFSLQISAEGELLSLPLLLKGYLPCLGKLPRFLLRLGPYVDWTSEEDCFRTFLRELAAFYTPEQLPPPPPPAENDGNEVSPDVDMEEELIKNRRLQIARMLEHVVFPALRSRLVATNRLLRGVVEVADLKGLYRVFERC